A stretch of the Odontesthes bonariensis isolate fOdoBon6 chromosome 5, fOdoBon6.hap1, whole genome shotgun sequence genome encodes the following:
- the LOC142380835 gene encoding free fatty acid receptor 2-like: MQECHTGLCLSVYIITFVLGFPANVLAFYTFSRKVRQKPTPIDILLLNLTISDLLFLLFLPFKMQEVMNNMLWDLPYILCPMSGFVFYMTIYNSTFFLTAVSVERYLGVAFPIQHTLKRRPAYAVAASIFFWIFSFVHLSIVFIIPYIGTENTPNSTNVTIAKSKEVCYKDFNEAQLQVLLPVRLELCIVLFCIPFLICSFCYINFIRILSKLHHIDRRRRLRAIGMALGTLLVFALCFGPYNVSHIVGFITWKSPVWRDKALLCSTFNACLDPLIFYFSSSAVRGTVGSVLEGFKSRFNRCTSCCMFWAVRGRNNKTAKDKEAKQEEINAI; the protein is encoded by the coding sequence ATGCAGGAGTGCCACACTGGGCTGTGTCTCTCTGTCTACATCATTACATTTGTACTGGGCTTTCCAGCAAATGTCCTCGCCTTCTACACCTTCAGCAGGAAGGTTAGGCAGAAACCTACACCGATTGACATCCTGCTCCTCAACCTGACCATCTCTGacctcctttttctcctcttcctGCCATTCAAGATGCAGGAAGTGATGAACAACATGCTCTGGGACCTGCCTTACATCCTTTGCCCAATGTCTGGCTTTGTCTTCTACATGACCATCTACAACAGCACCTTCTTCCTCACTGCTGTCAGTGTAGAGCGCTATTTGGGTGTAGCTTTCCCGATACAGCATACCCTGAAGCGCCGACCTGCGTATGCTGTAGCTGCCAGCATCTTCTTCTGGATTTTCTCCTTTGTGCATCTGAGCATTGTGTTCATCATACCTTATATTGGAACAGAAAACACCCCAAATTCCACCAATGTCACTATTGCAAAAAGTAAGGAGGTATGTTATAAAGATTTTAATGAAGCTCAGCTGCAGGTCCTTCTTCCTGTGCGTCTGGAGCTCTGTATTGTGCTTTTCTGCATCCCTTTCCTCATTTGCAGTTTCTGCTACATCAACTTCATCAGGATTCTGTCCAAGCTGCACCACATTGACCGGCGCAGGCGCCTCCGGGCCATTGGCATGGCTCTTGGAACACTGTTGGTGTTTGCTTTATGTTTTGGCCCCTACAATGTCTCACACATTGTGGGTTTTATTACATGGAAAAGTCCTGTCTGGAGAGACAAAGCCCTGCTGTGCAGCACCTTTAATGCCTGTCTGGACCCTCTTATTTTCTACTTCTCTTCCTCTGCTGTGAGAGGAACTGTGGGGAGTGTGTTGGAAGGGTTTAAAAGTCGCTTCAACAGGTGCACATCCTGTTGCATGTTCTGGGCTGTTAGGGGGAGAAATAACAAGACTGCAAAAGATAAGGAAGCCAAACAAGAGGAGATCAATGCGATCTGA